The Thioalkalivibrio sulfidiphilus HL-EbGr7 genome includes a window with the following:
- a CDS encoding class I SAM-dependent methyltransferase has translation MTSTATQQEFGDAPTEVRDTEHYQQEYVKSFVDKWDELIDWDSRRASEGDFFIRALKERGARRILDVATGTGFHSVQLVEAGFDVVSADGSAEMLAKAFENGRRRGHILRTIQSDWRWLNRDVHGRFDAIVCLGNSFTHLFSENDRRKALAEFYSALNHDGVLILDQRNYDAIMDHGYSSKHTFYYCGDNVEVRPEHVDEGLARFQYTFPDHSVYHLNMYPLRKAYVRRLMREVGFQRIETYGDFKETYKETEPDFFIHVAEKQYREA, from the coding sequence ATGACATCCACGGCCACACAGCAGGAATTCGGCGACGCACCCACCGAGGTGCGCGACACGGAACACTACCAGCAGGAGTACGTGAAGTCCTTCGTGGACAAGTGGGACGAACTCATCGACTGGGACAGCCGCAGGGCCAGTGAGGGGGACTTCTTCATCCGCGCCCTCAAGGAGCGCGGTGCCAGGCGCATCCTGGACGTGGCCACCGGCACCGGCTTCCACTCCGTGCAACTGGTGGAAGCGGGTTTCGACGTGGTCAGCGCGGACGGCAGCGCCGAGATGCTCGCCAAGGCCTTCGAGAACGGCAGGCGCCGGGGGCACATCCTGCGCACCATCCAGTCCGACTGGCGCTGGCTGAACCGGGACGTGCACGGGCGCTTCGATGCCATCGTTTGCCTGGGCAACTCCTTCACCCACCTGTTCAGCGAGAACGACCGGCGCAAGGCCCTGGCGGAATTCTACTCGGCGCTCAACCACGATGGTGTGCTGATCCTGGACCAGCGCAACTACGACGCCATCATGGATCACGGCTATTCCAGCAAGCACACCTTCTACTACTGCGGCGACAACGTGGAGGTGCGGCCCGAGCACGTGGACGAGGGCCTGGCCCGGTTCCAGTACACCTTCCCCGACCACTCCGTCTACCACCTGAACATGTACCCGCTGCGCAAGGCCTACGTGCGCCGCCTGATGCGCGAGGTGGGCTTTCAGCGCATCGAGACCTACGGGGATTTCAAGGAGACCTACAAGGAAACGGAGCCGGACTTTTTCATCCACGTGGCCGAGAAACAGTACCGGGAGGCATGA
- a CDS encoding CTP synthase: MTRYVFITGGVVSSLGKGIASASLAAILEARGLKVTLLKLDPYINVDPGTMSPFQHGEVFVTEDGAETDLDLGHYERFVRIKTGRRNNFTTGQIYENVIRKERRGDYLGGTVQVIPHITDEIKRSIRAGAEGADIALVEIGGTVGDIESLPFLEAIRQMGVEMGHENALFIHLTLVPYIAAAGEIKTKPTQHSVKELRSIGIQPDVLLCRANQPLPEGERRKIALFTNVEERAVISAVDVDNIYKIPLWLHSQKLDEIVLRKLHIDAPPADLSDWKHVVNAMEFPEAEVTVGMVGKYVDLTESYKSLNEALTHAGIHTGTKVTIRYLDSEKLETEGAGCLEDLDAILVPGGFGERGVEGKIAAVRYARENGIPYLGICLGMQVAVIEFARHVAGLEGAHSTEFRPNTPHPVIALITEWKDREGRIEQRSADSDLGGTMRLGGQVCQLTPGTLAHQCYGSDHITERHRHRYEFNNGYLETLTAAGLVISGRSEDGSLVEVVELKDHPWFLGCQFHPEFTSTPRDGHPLFSGFIRAARAQHEKTQTKSD; this comes from the coding sequence ATGACGCGATATGTGTTCATTACAGGGGGCGTTGTCTCCTCCCTGGGCAAGGGTATTGCTTCCGCTTCCCTGGCCGCCATCCTCGAGGCCCGGGGTCTCAAGGTCACCCTGCTGAAGCTTGATCCCTACATCAACGTGGATCCGGGCACCATGAGTCCCTTCCAGCACGGCGAGGTGTTCGTCACCGAGGACGGCGCGGAGACCGACCTGGACCTGGGTCACTATGAACGCTTCGTGCGCATCAAGACCGGCCGGCGCAACAACTTCACCACGGGACAGATCTACGAGAACGTGATCCGCAAGGAGCGCCGTGGCGACTACCTGGGCGGCACCGTACAGGTGATCCCCCACATCACCGACGAGATCAAGCGCAGCATCCGCGCCGGTGCCGAGGGTGCCGACATCGCCCTGGTGGAGATCGGCGGCACCGTGGGTGACATCGAGTCCCTGCCGTTCCTGGAGGCCATCCGCCAGATGGGCGTTGAGATGGGCCACGAGAATGCCCTGTTCATCCATCTCACCCTGGTGCCCTACATCGCCGCCGCCGGCGAGATCAAGACCAAGCCCACCCAGCACTCGGTCAAGGAACTGCGCTCCATCGGTATCCAGCCGGACGTGCTGCTGTGCCGGGCCAACCAGCCCCTGCCGGAAGGCGAACGGCGCAAGATCGCCCTGTTCACCAACGTGGAGGAGCGGGCAGTGATCTCCGCGGTGGATGTGGACAACATCTACAAGATCCCCCTGTGGCTGCATTCCCAGAAACTGGACGAGATCGTGCTGCGCAAGCTGCACATCGATGCGCCGCCCGCCGACCTCTCCGACTGGAAGCACGTGGTCAACGCCATGGAGTTCCCCGAGGCGGAGGTCACCGTGGGCATGGTGGGCAAGTACGTGGACCTCACCGAGTCCTACAAGTCCCTGAACGAGGCCCTGACCCACGCGGGCATCCACACCGGCACCAAGGTCACCATCCGCTATCTCGATTCCGAGAAACTGGAGACCGAGGGCGCCGGCTGTCTCGAGGACCTGGACGCCATCCTGGTGCCCGGCGGCTTCGGTGAGCGGGGCGTGGAGGGCAAGATCGCCGCCGTGCGCTATGCGCGGGAGAACGGGATTCCCTACCTGGGCATCTGCCTGGGCATGCAGGTGGCGGTGATCGAGTTCGCCCGCCACGTGGCCGGCCTGGAAGGGGCCCACAGCACCGAGTTCCGGCCCAATACCCCGCACCCGGTGATCGCCCTGATCACCGAGTGGAAGGACCGTGAGGGCCGCATCGAACAGCGCAGTGCGGACTCCGACCTGGGCGGCACCATGCGCCTGGGTGGCCAGGTCTGCCAGCTGACGCCGGGTACCCTGGCCCACCAGTGCTACGGCAGCGACCACATCACCGAGCGGCACCGTCACCGCTACGAATTCAACAACGGCTACCTGGAGACCCTGACCGCCGCGGGTCTGGTGATCTCCGGGCGTTCCGAGGACGGCTCCCTGGTGGAGGTGGTGGAACTGAAGGACCACCCCTGGTTCCTGGGCTGCCAGTTCCACCCGGAGTTCACCTCCACCCCCCGGGATGGCCATCCCCTGTTTTCCGGGTTCATCCGTGCGGCGCGCGCCCAGCACGAGAAGACCCAGACCAAGAGCGACTGA
- the kdsA gene encoding 3-deoxy-8-phosphooctulonate synthase codes for MKLCHFEAGLEHPIFLISGPCVIESEQLALDTAGQLKELCERVGVPFIYKSSFDKANRSSTRSFRGLGLEEGLRILETVKQQIGVPVLTDVHEDTPLEEVAAVVDVLQTPAFLCRQTNFIQNVARQGRPVNIKKGQFLAPWDMGNVVDKAREAGNDQIMVCERGVSFGYNTLVSDMRGLAVMRETGCPVVFDATHSVQQPGGKGTSSGGQREFVPVLARAAVASGVAGLFMETHPDPDKALSDGPNAWPLPLMEELLVTLKTLDDVVKAQGFIESRFLNT; via the coding sequence ATGAAACTGTGTCATTTCGAAGCGGGTCTCGAACACCCGATCTTTCTCATTTCCGGCCCCTGCGTGATCGAGAGCGAGCAGCTGGCCCTGGACACCGCCGGACAGCTCAAGGAGCTCTGCGAGCGGGTCGGTGTGCCCTTCATCTACAAGTCCTCTTTCGACAAGGCCAACCGTTCCTCCACCCGGAGTTTCCGCGGCCTGGGCCTGGAGGAGGGCCTGCGTATCCTGGAGACCGTGAAGCAGCAGATCGGCGTGCCGGTGCTGACCGACGTGCACGAGGACACCCCGCTGGAAGAGGTGGCCGCGGTGGTGGACGTGCTGCAGACCCCGGCCTTCCTGTGCCGCCAGACCAACTTCATCCAGAACGTGGCCCGTCAGGGCCGGCCCGTGAACATCAAGAAGGGCCAGTTCCTGGCCCCCTGGGACATGGGCAACGTGGTGGACAAGGCCCGCGAAGCGGGCAACGACCAGATCATGGTCTGCGAGCGCGGCGTGTCCTTCGGCTACAACACCCTGGTCTCCGACATGCGCGGCCTGGCGGTGATGCGCGAGACCGGCTGCCCGGTGGTGTTCGACGCCACCCATTCCGTGCAGCAGCCGGGTGGCAAGGGCACCAGCTCCGGCGGCCAGCGGGAATTCGTGCCCGTGCTGGCGCGGGCAGCAGTGGCCTCCGGCGTGGCGGGCCTGTTCATGGAGACCCACCCGGACCCGGACAAGGCCCTGTCCGACGGCCCCAATGCCTGGCCCCTGCCGCTGATGGAAGAACTGCTGGTGACGCTCAAGACCCTGGATGACGTGGTCAAGGCCCAGGGCTTCATCGAGTCGCGCTTTCTGAATACCTGA
- the eno gene encoding phosphopyruvate hydratase, which yields MSEIVDIHAREIIDSRGNPTVEAEVTLASGVMGRAAVPSGASTGAREAIELRDDDVRYGGKGVRKAVGHVNGEIREALLGMKATDLAAVDGRMIELDGTPNKSRLGANALLAVSMATAHANAADAGMPLYRHLGGEEAVTLPVPMMNIVNGGAHADNSVDMQEFMILPVGASSIAEAVRYGAEVFHALKKVLHKRGSSTAVGDEGGFAPDLPSNEAAIEVILEAIDKAGFKAGQDIWLGLDCASSEFHKDGKYVLASEGKSFDAAGFVDYLAGWVNQYPILTIEDGMAEDDWAGWKLLTEKLGGKVQLVGDDLFVTNTEILKEGIDKHIANSILIKLNQIGTVSETLAAIHMAHKAGYTAVISHRSGETEDVTIADLSVATQAGQIKTGSLSRSDRVAKYNQLIRIEEALGSAARYAGRGAFKQLG from the coding sequence ATGTCCGAGATTGTCGATATCCACGCCCGCGAGATCATTGATTCCCGGGGCAACCCCACCGTCGAGGCGGAAGTCACCCTGGCCTCCGGAGTCATGGGCCGTGCCGCGGTGCCCTCCGGCGCCTCCACCGGTGCCCGCGAGGCCATCGAGCTGCGCGACGATGACGTGCGCTACGGCGGCAAGGGCGTGCGCAAGGCGGTGGGTCATGTGAACGGTGAGATCCGCGAGGCCCTGCTGGGCATGAAGGCCACCGACCTGGCCGCCGTGGATGGCCGCATGATCGAGCTGGACGGCACACCCAACAAGAGCCGCCTGGGCGCCAACGCCCTGCTGGCGGTCTCCATGGCCACCGCACACGCCAACGCCGCTGATGCGGGCATGCCCCTGTACCGCCACCTGGGCGGCGAGGAGGCGGTGACCCTGCCCGTGCCCATGATGAACATCGTCAATGGTGGTGCCCACGCGGACAACAGCGTGGACATGCAGGAGTTCATGATCCTGCCCGTGGGTGCGTCCTCCATCGCCGAGGCCGTGCGCTACGGCGCCGAGGTCTTCCATGCCCTGAAGAAGGTGCTGCACAAGCGCGGTTCCTCCACCGCCGTGGGCGACGAGGGCGGTTTCGCCCCCGATCTGCCCTCCAACGAGGCGGCCATCGAGGTGATCCTGGAGGCCATCGACAAGGCCGGCTTCAAGGCGGGCCAGGACATCTGGCTGGGCCTGGACTGCGCCAGTTCCGAGTTCCACAAGGACGGCAAGTACGTGCTGGCATCCGAAGGCAAGTCTTTCGATGCGGCGGGCTTTGTCGACTACCTGGCCGGCTGGGTGAACCAGTACCCCATCCTCACCATCGAGGACGGCATGGCCGAGGACGACTGGGCCGGCTGGAAGCTGCTCACCGAGAAGCTGGGCGGCAAGGTGCAGCTGGTGGGCGACGACCTGTTCGTCACCAACACCGAGATCCTGAAGGAGGGCATCGACAAGCACATCGCCAACTCGATCCTCATCAAGCTCAACCAGATCGGCACTGTCTCCGAGACCCTCGCCGCCATCCACATGGCCCACAAGGCCGGCTACACCGCAGTGATCTCCCACCGCTCCGGCGAGACCGAGGACGTCACCATCGCCGACCTGTCCGTGGCCACCCAGGCCGGCCAGATCAAGACCGGTTCCCTGTCCCGCTCCGACCGCGTGGCCAAGTACAACCAGCTGATCCGCATCGAAGAGGCCCTGGGCAGCGCCGCCAGGTACGCCGGCCGGGGTGCTTTCAAGCAGCTGGGCTGA
- the ftsB gene encoding cell division protein FtsB, whose translation MKWVTGLLVVLLLGLQYKLWIGEGSVAEVWQLRQTLEAQRAENEELRYRNAALDAEVTDLKTGLDAIEERARRELGMIRRDETFFQVVGRPGETP comes from the coding sequence ATGAAATGGGTGACCGGATTGCTGGTGGTGTTGCTGCTGGGGCTGCAGTACAAGCTGTGGATCGGCGAGGGCAGCGTTGCCGAGGTGTGGCAGCTGCGCCAGACCCTGGAGGCCCAGCGGGCCGAGAACGAAGAACTGCGCTACCGCAATGCCGCCCTGGATGCGGAGGTCACCGACCTCAAGACCGGCCTGGACGCCATCGAGGAACGGGCCCGGCGTGAACTGGGCATGATCCGTCGCGACGAGACCTTCTTCCAGGTGGTCGGCCGCCCCGGCGAGACCCCATGA
- the ispD gene encoding 2-C-methyl-D-erythritol 4-phosphate cytidylyltransferase, with product MSTSPDFWAVIPAAGVGRRMGADRPKQYLALAGRTVLEHTLEIFIRSPRITGLAVAIGGEDEYYRELTIRSDKPLLVVHGGEERCHSVLNALRALKHQAADDDWVLVHDAARPCLSDEDLTRLLDTLRDDPVGGLLAAPVADTLKRADAEGRVAQTVDRAGLWRAFTPQMFRYAMLVEAMESARQQGLLVTDEASAMELAGHAPRLVEGSPANLKITSPADLALAEFFLGRGQVS from the coding sequence ATGAGTACTTCCCCTGACTTCTGGGCCGTGATCCCCGCCGCCGGTGTGGGTCGGCGCATGGGTGCCGATCGCCCCAAACAGTACCTGGCGCTGGCCGGGCGCACGGTGCTGGAACACACCCTGGAGATCTTCATCCGCAGCCCCCGCATCACCGGGCTGGCCGTGGCCATCGGCGGTGAGGACGAATACTACCGGGAACTCACCATACGCTCCGACAAGCCCCTGCTGGTGGTGCACGGGGGCGAGGAGCGTTGTCACTCGGTGCTCAATGCCCTGCGCGCCCTCAAGCATCAGGCCGCGGACGACGACTGGGTGCTGGTCCACGACGCCGCCCGCCCGTGTCTCTCTGACGAAGATCTCACGCGGTTGCTGGACACCCTTCGGGACGATCCCGTGGGCGGGCTCCTGGCCGCGCCGGTGGCCGACACCCTCAAGCGCGCCGATGCCGAAGGGCGTGTGGCACAGACGGTGGACCGCGCCGGCCTGTGGCGAGCGTTCACCCCGCAGATGTTTCGCTATGCCATGCTGGTGGAGGCCATGGAATCCGCTCGACAGCAAGGCCTGCTCGTCACCGACGAGGCCTCCGCCATGGAGCTGGCCGGCCACGCCCCGCGCCTGGTGGAAGGCAGCCCCGCCAACCTCAAGATCACCAGCCCGGCGGACCTGGCGCTGGCGGAGTTCTTCCTCGGGCGTGGCCAGGTTTCCTGA
- the ispF gene encoding 2-C-methyl-D-erythritol 2,4-cyclodiphosphate synthase — protein MANIRIGHGYDVHAFKAGGHVVLGGVRIPHAKAFAAHSDGDVLIHALCDALLGAAALGDIGRHFPDTDPAYKGADSRVLLRRVVELLHEQGYRVGNVDATIIAQAPKMAPHIEAMRANLADDLGVALECVNVKATTTERLGFAGREEGIAAHAVALIESF, from the coding sequence ATGGCCAATATACGCATCGGACACGGTTACGACGTGCACGCCTTCAAGGCGGGGGGCCACGTGGTGCTGGGGGGCGTACGCATTCCTCACGCCAAGGCCTTCGCCGCTCATTCCGATGGCGACGTACTGATCCATGCCCTGTGCGATGCCCTCTTGGGCGCGGCGGCGCTGGGGGACATCGGCCGGCATTTCCCGGACACGGACCCGGCCTACAAGGGCGCCGACAGCCGGGTGCTGCTGCGCCGGGTGGTGGAACTGCTGCATGAGCAGGGTTACCGGGTGGGCAACGTGGACGCCACGATCATCGCCCAGGCGCCGAAGATGGCCCCGCACATCGAGGCCATGCGCGCCAACCTGGCCGACGACCTGGGCGTCGCCCTGGAGTGCGTCAACGTCAAGGCCACCACCACCGAGCGCCTCGGCTTCGCCGGCCGCGAGGAAGGCATCGCCGCACATGCGGTGGCCTTGATTGAGTCATTCTGA
- the serS gene encoding serine--tRNA ligase, with translation MLDPKRLRNELEETAARLARRGFQLDTETFARLEAERKQIQVHTQELQSERNSRSKAIGQAKARGEDIEPLKAEVSRMGEALAEAETRLSALQAELDEFLMGIPNVPHASVPDGLDEKSNVEIRRWGEPRRFDFPVRDHVALGEPKGWLDFETGAKLAGARFTVKRGDMARLHRALVQFMLDLHTREHGYEEVYVPYLVNADSLRGTGQLPKFEADLFHISEHGYYLIPTAEVPVTNLARDTILEAAQVPARFVSHTPCFRSEAGSYGKDVRGLIRQHQFEKVELVQLVPAEQSWDALEALTGHAEKVLQKLELPYRVMALCAGDMGFSSAKTYDIEVWLPGQETYREISSCSNFEDFQARRMLARYRNPETGKPELLHTLNGSGLAVGRTLVAVLENHQDAQGRIHIPEALRPYMGGLEVMDPSV, from the coding sequence ATGCTGGATCCCAAACGCCTGCGTAATGAACTGGAAGAGACCGCCGCGCGGCTGGCCCGCCGGGGCTTCCAGCTGGACACCGAGACCTTTGCCCGCCTCGAGGCGGAGCGCAAGCAGATCCAGGTGCATACCCAGGAGCTGCAGAGCGAGCGCAACAGCCGTTCCAAGGCCATCGGCCAGGCCAAGGCCCGGGGCGAGGACATCGAGCCCCTGAAGGCAGAGGTCTCGCGCATGGGCGAGGCCCTGGCCGAGGCGGAGACCCGGCTCTCGGCCCTGCAGGCGGAACTGGACGAGTTCCTCATGGGCATCCCCAACGTGCCCCACGCCTCGGTGCCCGATGGCCTGGACGAGAAGTCCAACGTGGAGATCCGCCGCTGGGGTGAGCCCAGGCGTTTCGATTTTCCGGTGCGGGATCACGTGGCCCTGGGCGAACCCAAGGGCTGGCTCGACTTCGAAACCGGCGCCAAGCTCGCCGGTGCGCGCTTCACCGTCAAGCGGGGCGACATGGCGCGCCTGCACCGGGCCCTGGTGCAGTTCATGCTGGACCTGCACACCCGGGAGCACGGCTACGAGGAGGTCTACGTCCCCTACCTGGTCAACGCCGATTCCCTGCGCGGTACCGGCCAGCTGCCCAAGTTCGAGGCGGACCTGTTCCACATCAGCGAGCACGGCTACTACTTGATCCCCACCGCCGAGGTGCCGGTCACCAACCTGGCCCGGGACACCATCCTGGAGGCCGCCCAGGTGCCGGCCCGCTTCGTCAGCCACACCCCCTGTTTTCGTTCCGAGGCCGGCTCCTACGGCAAGGACGTGCGCGGCCTGATCCGCCAGCACCAGTTCGAGAAGGTGGAACTGGTGCAGCTGGTACCGGCGGAGCAGTCCTGGGATGCCCTGGAGGCGCTCACCGGCCATGCCGAGAAGGTCCTGCAGAAGCTGGAGCTGCCGTATCGGGTGATGGCACTTTGCGCCGGCGACATGGGTTTCTCCTCCGCCAAGACCTACGACATCGAGGTCTGGCTGCCGGGCCAGGAGACCTACCGGGAGATCTCCTCCTGCTCCAACTTCGAGGACTTCCAGGCCCGGCGCATGCTGGCCCGCTACCGCAACCCGGAGACCGGCAAGCCGGAACTGCTGCATACCCTCAACGGCTCGGGCCTCGCCGTGGGCCGTACCCTGGTGGCAGTGCTGGAAAACCACCAGGACGCCCAAGGTCGCATCCACATCCCCGAGGCCCTGCGCCCCTACATGGGCGGGCTCGAGGTCATGGATCCGTCTGTCTGA
- a CDS encoding NYN domain-containing protein, whose product MPSPAEIRNMALFCDFENIALGVREAKYPKFDIGKVLERLLLKGNIVVRKAYCDWDRYKEFKAPMHEAAFELIEIPHVRQSGKNSADIRMVVDALDLCYTKGHVDAFVVISGDSDFSPLVAKLRENNKLVIGVGVKKSTSDLLTAACDEFIYYDDLVREAAHKKRKPRKSSAKSGSKEEAPAKKAEGQEGDEKKMQEALDLIVETAEALQAERGEDETVWGSMVKQAIKRRKPGFNESYYGFRSFSALLEAAEKEGLIRLEKDERSGGHIIQLVE is encoded by the coding sequence ATGCCGAGTCCTGCTGAAATCCGCAACATGGCGCTGTTCTGCGACTTCGAGAACATCGCCCTCGGTGTGCGCGAGGCCAAGTATCCCAAGTTCGACATCGGCAAGGTGCTGGAGCGGTTGCTGCTCAAGGGCAACATCGTGGTGCGCAAGGCCTATTGCGACTGGGACCGCTACAAGGAATTCAAGGCGCCCATGCACGAGGCCGCCTTCGAATTGATCGAGATCCCCCACGTGCGCCAGTCCGGCAAGAACTCCGCCGACATCCGCATGGTGGTGGACGCCCTGGACCTCTGCTACACCAAGGGCCACGTGGATGCCTTCGTGGTGATCAGCGGCGATTCGGATTTCTCCCCCCTGGTGGCCAAGCTCCGGGAGAACAACAAGCTGGTGATCGGCGTGGGCGTGAAGAAGTCCACCTCTGACCTGCTCACCGCCGCCTGCGATGAGTTCATCTACTACGACGACCTGGTGCGCGAGGCCGCCCACAAGAAGCGCAAGCCCCGCAAGTCCTCCGCCAAGTCCGGCAGCAAGGAAGAGGCCCCGGCCAAGAAGGCCGAGGGACAGGAGGGCGACGAGAAGAAGATGCAGGAGGCCCTGGACCTGATCGTCGAAACCGCCGAGGCCTTGCAGGCAGAACGGGGCGAGGACGAGACCGTGTGGGGCTCCATGGTCAAGCAGGCCATCAAGCGCCGCAAGCCCGGTTTCAACGAGAGCTACTACGGCTTCCGTTCCTTCAGTGCGCTGCTAGAGGCAGCGGAGAAGGAGGGTTTGATCAGGCTGGAGAAGGACGAGCGCTCGGGAGGGCATATCATTCAGTTGGTGGAATGA
- a CDS encoding class I SAM-dependent methyltransferase, with the protein MPDPTPFLNRLTKNLRHWSKWARRQGIECFRIYDRDLPEFPVAIDVYAGRPHVQAFETRWEADEATYEAWVDAVRGTVAGLFEIPPAELAFKVRRRQKGTDQYEATGNPPAPFVVHEDGLKFEVDLHRYLDTGLFLDHRVTRALVREQARDKRFLNLFAYTGSFTVHAAAGGASSSLTLDLSNTYQDWTRRNLRLNDLDRPEHRLERCDVMDWLEHSSKIEERFDLIVMDPPSFSNSKAMDTTLDVQRDHPWMINRALSLLTADGVLYFSNNKRGFKLYEDELIPCELEDITRKTTPEDFRRHPPHRCWVIRRSNWKPGMK; encoded by the coding sequence ATGCCCGACCCGACTCCCTTCCTGAACCGCCTCACCAAGAACCTCCGCCACTGGTCCAAGTGGGCGCGCCGCCAGGGGATCGAGTGTTTCCGCATCTACGACCGGGACCTGCCGGAGTTTCCCGTGGCCATCGACGTGTACGCGGGACGCCCCCACGTGCAGGCCTTTGAAACCCGCTGGGAGGCGGACGAGGCCACCTATGAGGCCTGGGTGGATGCGGTGCGGGGGACGGTGGCGGGGCTGTTCGAAATTCCGCCGGCAGAATTGGCGTTCAAGGTGCGGCGCCGGCAGAAGGGCACGGATCAGTACGAGGCCACCGGCAACCCGCCGGCTCCCTTCGTGGTGCACGAGGACGGACTGAAGTTCGAGGTGGACCTGCACCGCTACCTGGACACGGGCTTGTTTCTGGATCACCGCGTCACCCGCGCCCTGGTGCGTGAACAGGCCCGGGACAAGCGTTTCCTGAACCTGTTCGCCTACACCGGCAGCTTCACCGTGCATGCCGCCGCAGGCGGCGCGAGCAGTTCACTGACCCTGGATCTCTCCAACACCTACCAGGACTGGACCCGCCGCAATCTGCGCCTCAACGACCTGGACCGGCCCGAACACCGGCTGGAGCGCTGCGACGTGATGGACTGGCTGGAGCATTCATCAAAGATCGAGGAGCGTTTCGACCTGATCGTCATGGACCCGCCGTCGTTCTCCAACTCCAAGGCCATGGACACCACCCTGGACGTGCAGCGCGACCACCCCTGGATGATCAACCGGGCCCTGAGCCTGCTGACCGCGGACGGTGTGCTGTATTTCTCCAACAACAAGCGGGGCTTCAAGCTCTACGAAGACGAACTGATCCCCTGCGAGCTGGAGGACATCACCAGGAAGACCACGCCGGAGGACTTTCGAAGACACCCGCCGCACCGGTGCTGGGTGATCCGGCGCAGCAATTGGAAACCCGGGATGAAGTAA
- a CDS encoding protein adenylyltransferase SelO — MHKLEDLKFINSYARLPEAFHDRPMPAPFPQPYRVAFNEKAAALIGLHPEEASRAEFVNAFTGQIPLTGMEPVSMIYAGHQFGVYVPQLGDGRALVLGEVQTPEGARWELQLKGSGPTRFSRGADGRAVLRSTIREYLASEAMHALGVPTTRALTILGSDMPVYRERVETAAILVRMAPSHVRFGSFEYFAHGGYPARLKELADYVIAHHYPELAERYQPYLALLETVIRRTADLIARWQAVGFAHGVMNTDNMSILGLTIDYGPYGFLDAYQPGFICNHSDHRGRYAFDQQPRIAWWNLACLAQALLPLLHEDEAAGVELARAALDRFNGQFASCWTALMGAKLGLLETRREDLDLIERLLGLMAGSAVDYTRFFRALGRFHDPAWLPDLRAAFRDPEAFDAWLADYRARLGHEGREDAARLADMLAVNPKYVLRNYLAQMAIAKAEQKDFSEVERLQRLLERPFDEQPEMEAYAALPPDWAEEIAVSCSS, encoded by the coding sequence ATGCATAAACTCGAAGACCTGAAGTTCATCAACAGCTACGCCCGCCTGCCGGAGGCCTTCCACGACCGGCCCATGCCGGCCCCGTTTCCCCAGCCCTACCGGGTGGCCTTCAACGAGAAGGCCGCGGCCCTGATCGGGCTGCACCCGGAAGAGGCGAGCCGGGCGGAGTTCGTCAACGCCTTCACCGGACAGATCCCCCTGACCGGTATGGAGCCGGTGTCCATGATCTACGCGGGGCACCAGTTCGGCGTCTACGTGCCCCAGCTGGGGGACGGGCGCGCGCTGGTGCTGGGCGAGGTGCAGACCCCGGAAGGGGCGCGCTGGGAATTGCAGCTGAAGGGCAGTGGCCCGACCCGATTCTCCCGGGGCGCCGACGGGCGCGCGGTGCTGCGATCCACCATCCGGGAGTACCTGGCCAGCGAGGCCATGCATGCCTTGGGCGTGCCAACCACCCGGGCGCTGACCATCCTGGGCAGCGACATGCCCGTGTACCGGGAGCGGGTCGAGACCGCCGCCATCCTGGTGCGCATGGCGCCGAGCCACGTGCGCTTCGGCAGCTTCGAGTACTTCGCCCACGGCGGCTACCCGGCGCGGCTCAAGGAACTGGCCGATTACGTGATCGCCCATCATTACCCGGAACTGGCGGAGCGGTATCAGCCCTACCTCGCCCTCCTGGAGACGGTGATTCGGCGCACCGCCGATCTGATCGCCCGCTGGCAGGCGGTGGGCTTCGCCCACGGGGTGATGAACACCGACAACATGTCCATCCTCGGCCTAACCATCGACTACGGCCCCTACGGTTTCCTGGACGCTTACCAGCCGGGATTCATCTGCAACCATTCCGATCATCGCGGTCGCTACGCCTTCGATCAGCAGCCGCGCATCGCTTGGTGGAACCTGGCCTGCCTGGCCCAGGCCCTGCTGCCGCTGCTGCATGAGGACGAGGCGGCGGGTGTGGAACTGGCCAGGGCCGCCCTGGACCGGTTCAACGGCCAGTTCGCCAGCTGCTGGACGGCGCTCATGGGGGCCAAGCTGGGGCTGCTGGAAACCCGCCGTGAGGACCTGGATCTGATCGAGCGCCTGCTGGGCCTGATGGCCGGCAGCGCCGTGGACTACACCCGCTTCTTCCGGGCCCTGGGCCGCTTCCATGATCCCGCCTGGTTGCCGGACCTGCGCGCGGCCTTCCGGGACCCGGAGGCCTTCGACGCCTGGCTTGCGGATTACCGGGCGCGGCTCGGCCATGAAGGGCGAGAGGATGCGGCACGCCTGGCGGACATGCTGGCGGTCAATCCCAAGTACGTGCTGCGCAATTACCTGGCCCAGATGGCCATCGCGAAGGCGGAGCAGAAGGACTTCAGCGAGGTGGAACGCCTGCAGCGCCTGCTGGAGCGTCCCTTCGACGAGCAGCCGGAGATGGAGGCCTACGCGGCCCTGCCGCCGGACTGGGCGGAGGAGATCGCGGTGAGCTGCTCGTCGTAG